From Pirellulales bacterium, one genomic window encodes:
- the ribH gene encoding 6,7-dimethyl-8-ribityllumazine synthase produces MARVFEGQRTAPAGSIAIVVSRYNDSITGKLLDGALAVLTGAGMAEDAIDIAWVPGAFELSLVADRLARSRRYLAVLCLGAVIRGETTHDQQINRAVSLSLAQTGVDTGIPVLFGVLTCDTLEQAIHRAGGNVGNKGAECAEAALTMIDLLKKLPA; encoded by the coding sequence TTGGCCAGAGTTTTCGAAGGTCAGCGGACGGCGCCCGCCGGCTCGATCGCCATCGTCGTTTCGCGCTACAACGATTCGATCACCGGCAAGCTGCTCGACGGCGCGCTCGCCGTGCTCACCGGCGCAGGGATGGCCGAGGACGCGATCGATATCGCCTGGGTGCCGGGGGCGTTCGAATTGTCCCTGGTGGCCGATCGGCTGGCGCGGTCGCGACGCTACCTGGCGGTCCTCTGTCTGGGCGCGGTCATCCGCGGCGAAACGACGCACGACCAACAAATCAATCGCGCCGTGAGCCTCTCGCTTGCACAAACGGGCGTCGACACCGGCATTCCCGTCTTGTTCGGTGTTTTGACCTGCGATACGCTCGAACAAGCCATTCATCGCGCGGGCGGTAACGTCGGGAACAAGGGCGCCGAATGCGCCGAAGCGGCGTTGACGATGATCGATCTGCTGAAAAAATTGCCCGCTTGA
- the tatC gene encoding twin-arginine translocase subunit TatC, with amino-acid sequence MSKHRYSDDLFKDSTMTFGEHLEELRVCLFRAVLGLAIGFVIGLALGRPVVAMFQMPLDRALQRHVAELTRERRAAQVAEMPANQRPQGETDPVNELIDEGFTYDDWLIDPRPLLDEIEKTYPGAINRAALPPVDLAKTKENLMPLRLFRRITDDRRTELTTLNAQEGFMIYIKASLVTGVVLASPWILLQLWIFVAAGLYPHERSYVYVFLPFSLLLFLMGASLAFFFVFDPVLDFLFAFNRWLGLGTDMRISEWLSFVLLMPLGFGVSFQLPLVMLFLERIGVFTAEMYASQWRISVLVICVLAMVLTPSGDPYSMLLMAVPLVGLYFGGIALCRYMPKKTSDVTV; translated from the coding sequence ATGTCGAAGCACCGCTACAGCGACGATCTGTTCAAAGACAGCACCATGACCTTCGGGGAACACCTCGAAGAGTTGCGGGTCTGTTTGTTCCGCGCGGTCCTCGGCCTGGCGATCGGCTTTGTGATCGGCCTGGCCTTGGGGCGGCCGGTCGTGGCGATGTTCCAGATGCCGCTCGATCGAGCCTTGCAGCGACACGTCGCCGAGCTGACCCGCGAGCGCCGCGCAGCGCAGGTCGCCGAGATGCCGGCCAACCAGCGCCCGCAGGGCGAAACCGATCCGGTCAACGAGCTGATCGACGAGGGCTTTACCTATGACGATTGGCTGATCGATCCCCGGCCGCTGTTGGATGAGATCGAGAAGACCTATCCGGGGGCGATCAATCGCGCGGCGCTGCCGCCGGTCGATCTGGCCAAAACCAAAGAAAACCTGATGCCGTTGCGGTTGTTCCGTCGGATCACCGACGACCGCCGCACCGAGCTGACGACGCTCAATGCCCAAGAAGGCTTCATGATCTATATCAAGGCGTCGCTCGTGACGGGCGTCGTCCTGGCCTCGCCTTGGATCTTGCTGCAGCTCTGGATCTTCGTGGCGGCGGGCTTGTATCCGCACGAGCGGAGCTACGTGTACGTCTTCCTGCCGTTCAGCCTGCTGCTGTTCCTGATGGGCGCGTCGCTGGCCTTTTTCTTCGTGTTCGACCCGGTGCTCGACTTCCTGTTCGCGTTCAATCGCTGGCTCGGGCTGGGCACCGATATGCGCATCAGCGAATGGCTTAGCTTTGTGCTGTTGATGCCGCTGGGTTTCGGCGTGAGCTTTCAATTGCCGCTGGTTATGCTGTTCCTCGAGCGGATCGGCGTGTTTACGGCCGAGATGTACGCGTCGCAGTGGCGGATTTCGGTGCTGGTGATTTGCGTGCTGGCCATGGTGCTCACACCGTCGGGCGACCCATACAGCATGTTGCTGATGGCCGTGCCGCTGGTGGGCTTGTACTTTGGCGGCATCGCCTTGTGCCGGTACATGCCCAAGAAGACCAGCGACGTGACGGTTTGA
- the rho gene encoding transcription termination factor Rho, producing the protein MRPNRPRSSYPPRGGDPAPPNESRDNAYDDDSEPLSLAEEIAAEVESGKRLDEIDERYEQIKQGDIHIAELQRMSMPQLIEQARTANLTDYMGMKKQDLIFKILKERVKLNGLMYGEGTLEVLPDGFGFLRSPDYHYLSCPDDIYVSPSQIRRFGLKTGTTVAGQIRPPKENERYFALLRVEAINSQDPNLLSTKVSFDDLTPLHPDTRIRMEHAPDEVAMRVIDLITPIGFGQRGLIVSPPRAGKTILLQKMAKAVLTNYPEAYVIMLLIDERPEEVTDMERQVKGPNCEVISSTFDEVSSRHVQVSEMVIEKAKRMVEYGYDVVIFLDSITRLARAWNAEVPHSGKILSGGVDANALQRPKRFFGSARKVEEGGSLTIIATALIDTGSKMDEVIFEEFKGTGNQEIVLDRRLVDKRVWPAIDINRSGTRREEMLMDPEEYRRVCILRRVLNEMNAPDAMELLVSRLQKTKSNAEFLMSMNMKS; encoded by the coding sequence ATGCGACCCAATCGACCCCGATCTTCTTACCCGCCGCGGGGAGGCGATCCGGCGCCGCCGAACGAATCGCGCGACAACGCCTATGACGACGATTCCGAACCGTTGTCGTTGGCCGAGGAGATCGCCGCCGAGGTCGAAAGCGGCAAGCGCCTCGACGAGATCGACGAGCGGTACGAGCAGATCAAGCAGGGCGATATTCACATCGCCGAGCTGCAGCGGATGAGCATGCCCCAATTGATCGAGCAGGCGCGCACCGCCAACCTGACCGACTACATGGGGATGAAGAAGCAGGACCTGATCTTCAAGATCCTCAAAGAACGGGTCAAGCTGAACGGCCTGATGTATGGCGAAGGGACGCTTGAAGTCCTGCCCGATGGGTTCGGCTTTTTGCGCAGCCCCGACTATCACTACCTTTCCTGTCCCGACGACATCTACGTCTCTCCCAGCCAGATCCGCCGCTTTGGCTTGAAAACCGGGACGACGGTGGCCGGTCAGATTCGCCCGCCAAAAGAAAACGAGCGCTATTTTGCGCTGCTGCGGGTCGAGGCGATCAACTCGCAGGACCCCAACCTGCTGTCGACCAAGGTGTCGTTCGACGATCTGACGCCGCTGCACCCCGACACGCGAATTCGCATGGAGCATGCGCCCGATGAAGTCGCGATGCGGGTCATCGACCTGATCACGCCGATCGGCTTCGGCCAGCGCGGCCTGATCGTCAGCCCGCCCCGGGCCGGCAAGACGATCTTGCTGCAAAAGATGGCCAAGGCGGTGCTGACCAACTACCCCGAGGCGTACGTGATCATGCTCTTGATCGACGAACGCCCGGAAGAGGTCACCGACATGGAACGTCAGGTGAAGGGCCCCAACTGCGAGGTGATCAGCTCGACGTTCGACGAGGTGTCGTCGCGGCACGTGCAAGTGTCGGAGATGGTCATCGAAAAGGCCAAGCGGATGGTCGAGTACGGCTACGACGTCGTGATCTTTCTCGATTCGATCACGCGGCTGGCCCGGGCCTGGAACGCCGAGGTGCCGCACTCGGGCAAGATCCTTTCGGGCGGCGTCGACGCCAACGCGTTGCAGCGTCCCAAGCGGTTTTTCGGGTCGGCGCGCAAAGTCGAAGAAGGCGGCTCACTGACGATCATCGCCACGGCTCTGATCGATACCGGCAGCAAAATGGACGAAGTGATCTTCGAAGAATTCAAGGGAACCGGTAACCAGGAGATCGTGCTCGACCGCCGGCTGGTCGACAAGCGCGTCTGGCCGGCGATCGATATCAACCGCAGCGGCACGCGCCGCGAGGAGATGTTGATGGACCCCGAGGAGTATCGCCGGGTGTGCATCCTGCGACGAGTGCTCAACGAAATGAACGCCCCCGATGCGATGGAGCTACTGGTCAGCCGGTTGCAAAAGACCAAGAGCAATGCCGAATTCCTGATGAGCATGAATATGAAGTCGTAA
- the ftsY gene encoding signal recognition particle-docking protein FtsY, giving the protein MGLWDKFRQGLKKTTQILNTDIRDLFKRQGRLVDDEFLDELSAALVKTDMGVATANQIAAQIAQDFRGRVVELADVLSAVKSQLKTLLAQPASPINFASEGPTVIMVVGVNGSGKTTSIAKLTQILLAQGKSVVLGAGDTFRAAAVEQLSIWAKRLGARIVTAEQGRDPASVAHQALAAAVESNADVCIVDTAGRLQTQQNLMQELSKIHRVLGKLVPGAPHEVLLVLDATTGQNGISQAQHFTAAVNCTGIFLAKLDGTAKGGVVVAIRQKVGLPVKYVGVGEQPDDVALFEPEAFVEALFSETEPAAR; this is encoded by the coding sequence ATGGGCCTGTGGGACAAGTTTCGGCAGGGTCTGAAGAAGACCACGCAGATTCTCAACACCGATATCCGCGACTTGTTCAAACGGCAAGGGCGGCTGGTCGACGACGAGTTTCTCGACGAGCTCTCGGCGGCCCTGGTAAAGACGGACATGGGGGTGGCCACGGCCAATCAGATCGCTGCCCAGATCGCCCAGGATTTTCGCGGCCGCGTGGTCGAGCTTGCCGACGTGCTGTCCGCGGTCAAGTCCCAGCTCAAGACGCTGCTGGCGCAGCCCGCTTCGCCGATCAATTTTGCCAGCGAAGGACCGACCGTAATCATGGTCGTTGGAGTCAACGGATCGGGCAAAACCACTTCCATCGCTAAACTCACTCAGATTCTCCTGGCGCAGGGCAAGTCGGTCGTCTTGGGAGCCGGCGACACTTTTCGCGCCGCCGCAGTCGAGCAGCTTTCGATCTGGGCCAAGCGGTTGGGCGCACGCATCGTTACGGCCGAGCAAGGACGCGACCCGGCCAGCGTCGCGCATCAGGCCTTGGCGGCGGCGGTCGAATCGAACGCCGACGTTTGCATCGTCGATACGGCCGGCCGTTTACAGACCCAGCAGAACCTGATGCAAGAGCTGAGCAAGATTCACCGGGTGCTCGGCAAGCTCGTGCCAGGCGCTCCGCACGAGGTGCTCCTGGTGCTCGACGCCACGACGGGCCAGAACGGCATCAGCCAGGCCCAGCATTTCACGGCCGCCGTGAACTGCACGGGAATCTTTCTCGCCAAACTCGACGGCACCGCCAAAGGGGGTGTCGTGGTTGCGATCCGCCAGAAAGTCGGGCTGCCGGTCAAGTACGTCGGAGTCGGCGAACAGCCAGACGACGTGGCGCTGTTTGAGCCCGAGGCGTTTGTCGAAGCCTTGTTCTCTGAGACCGAGCCAGCGGCCCGCTGA
- a CDS encoding outer membrane beta-barrel protein, with protein sequence MRISTRMLVFAVAALFSPAALAQTTTVTSLRQPVTYQQTAYDYESYYAQEGGEQAAPAAPEAAAAAPAPQGCAPACGTCGTHGCSTCNPCANGCSNGCGNGCCNACEEEAEGPCRLFDDCCFFKTTGLSLTGWVNGSFTWNPDNPADRFNGPVTFNDRSNEFQLNQFYIVGQKAIDTSEGFDIGGRIDLLYGTDWRFTPALGLELNTDGTRNWNQDNRFYGLAMPQLYAEVGYGDLSVKLGHWYTFIGYQMVTAPDNFFISQPLTFQFGEPFTHTGALATYKLNDNWTVLGGIHRGWDQWEDINDQIGGIGGLTWTSDDANSSLAYAMSISDEDPNNRQSRYVHSIVAQQGLTDKLKYVFQSDLGWQNDASVVTPGQDAEWYGVNQYLFYTLNDKWGLGGRAEWWRDDDGAREISNVGDPSGSAYGGFAGNFYECAAGLNYLATANFRLRSEARWDWYTGPANAANQLPYDDGTDSNQFVWGNDFIFLW encoded by the coding sequence ATGAGGATCTCGACACGGATGCTCGTGTTCGCGGTCGCGGCGCTGTTTTCACCAGCCGCCCTGGCCCAGACCACGACCGTGACGTCGCTGCGTCAGCCCGTCACGTACCAACAGACTGCTTACGATTACGAGAGCTACTACGCTCAGGAAGGCGGCGAGCAAGCTGCTCCCGCGGCTCCTGAGGCCGCTGCTGCGGCGCCTGCCCCCCAAGGCTGCGCCCCGGCCTGCGGCACCTGTGGAACGCACGGCTGCAGCACGTGCAATCCTTGTGCGAACGGCTGCAGCAATGGCTGCGGCAACGGTTGCTGCAACGCCTGTGAGGAAGAAGCCGAAGGGCCTTGTCGCCTGTTCGACGACTGCTGCTTCTTCAAGACCACGGGCCTGTCGCTGACCGGCTGGGTCAACGGCAGCTTCACCTGGAACCCGGACAACCCGGCGGACCGGTTCAACGGTCCGGTCACGTTCAACGACCGTTCGAACGAATTCCAGCTGAACCAGTTCTACATCGTCGGCCAGAAGGCGATCGACACGTCGGAAGGCTTCGACATTGGTGGCCGGATCGACTTGCTCTACGGCACCGACTGGCGTTTCACGCCGGCCCTGGGCCTGGAACTCAACACGGACGGCACGCGCAACTGGAACCAGGACAACCGGTTCTACGGTCTGGCGATGCCGCAGTTGTACGCCGAAGTCGGCTACGGTGACTTGTCGGTCAAGCTCGGTCACTGGTACACGTTCATCGGGTACCAGATGGTCACGGCCCCCGACAACTTCTTCATCTCGCAGCCTCTGACCTTCCAATTCGGCGAGCCGTTCACTCACACGGGGGCTTTGGCCACCTACAAGCTGAACGACAACTGGACCGTGCTCGGTGGTATCCACCGCGGCTGGGACCAGTGGGAAGATATCAACGACCAGATCGGCGGCATCGGTGGTCTGACTTGGACCAGCGACGACGCCAACAGCTCGTTGGCTTATGCGATGAGCATCAGCGACGAGGATCCCAACAACCGCCAGTCGCGCTACGTGCACAGCATCGTCGCCCAGCAGGGCCTGACCGACAAGCTGAAGTACGTCTTCCAGAGCGACTTGGGTTGGCAGAACGACGCCAGCGTCGTCACGCCGGGCCAGGACGCCGAGTGGTACGGTGTCAACCAGTACCTGTTCTACACCCTCAACGACAAGTGGGGTCTCGGTGGTCGTGCGGAGTGGTGGCGTGACGACGACGGTGCCCGCGAAATCAGCAACGTCGGCGACCCGAGCGGTTCGGCCTACGGTGGATTCGCTGGCAACTTCTACGAATGTGCCGCGGGCCTGAACTACCTGGCCACCGCGAACTTCCGCCTGCGTAGCGAAGCTCGCTGGGACTGGTACACGGGTCCGGCCAACGCCGCGAACCAACTGCCCTACGACGACGGCACCGATTCGAACCAGTTCGTCTGGGGCAACGACTTCATCTTCCTGTGGTAG
- a CDS encoding P-II family nitrogen regulator: MKLIIAIIQPSRLEAVKAALSEVEVFRLTVMDVQGFGRQKGHTETYRGHEVAVNLTRKVQLQIAVNEDFVEPTIQAIVKGGRTGKAGEIGDGKIFVLPLEDCIRIRTGERGSEAI, from the coding sequence ATGAAGCTGATTATCGCCATCATCCAGCCGAGTCGTCTGGAGGCCGTCAAGGCGGCCCTGAGCGAAGTCGAAGTCTTCCGCCTGACGGTGATGGACGTTCAAGGCTTCGGCCGGCAAAAGGGCCACACCGAGACCTATCGCGGTCACGAGGTGGCGGTCAACCTGACGCGCAAGGTGCAGCTCCAGATCGCCGTCAACGAGGACTTCGTCGAGCCGACCATCCAGGCGATCGTCAAGGGCGGCCGCACCGGCAAGGCGGGCGAGATCGGCGACGGCAAGATCTTCGTTTTGCCGTTGGAAGACTGCATTCGCATTCGCACGGGCGAACGCGGCAGCGAAGCGATCTAG
- the polA gene encoding DNA polymerase I, with amino-acid sequence MPARSRNVARQALLPGLDPPPTEATADAAPAAVPGSAAGPPDLAGKTVWVIDANSLIFQVFHAIPEMTSPQGQPVNAVFGFTRDIYFLLEQQRPDYLFCAFDLPTPTFRHEIYAAYKEQRSEVPDDLSPQFAEIQRVLAAMRIPALSVEGYEADDILATLARQTEAAGGECFLVSGDKDIRQLLTPKTHIYNIRKGELFDETALVREWGVRPDQVVDFQALVGDSVDNVPGVPLVGPKIACELLTAYGTLDNLLVHVDEIKQAKRKANLLAARDQVLVSRRLVKLADDVPLTVDWEAGHVGPPDSENLVRLFEEYGFRGFTARARAALPEQPEVWQANYRAVTDLAQLDELVAGMRCAKYLSVDTETTHIWPTWADLVGVSLAAVPGDAWYIPVRSPAGEPCLEQEAVLTRLRPLLADPNLPKIGQNLKFDLIVLRRHGVEVAGVAFDTMLADYLLEAGRRNHNLDELSSRYLSHTTIKISELIGSGKTQKRMDEVPLAQITPYACEDADVALRLVPLLEQRLAATGLTELLHDTEVPLVEVLAELELNGIRVDVERLAELSTEYGRRLADLEAEIFDLAGRPFNIASPKQLQQVLFEEHKLPVVKKTKTGPSTDADVLEELARIHPLPAKIIEYRQYAKLKGTYVDALPTMVNPRTGRVHASFNQVVAATGRLSCGDPNLQNIPIRTEQGREIRSAFRPGAAGWSMLAADYSQIELRVLAHFSGDETLCESFARDEDIHARVAAEVNNVPLDAVTAEMRRSAKAVNFGVIYGQSAFGLAAQLDIPQDEAAAFIDRYFARYPGVERFLAELLAQCERQGYVTTILGRRRAIDGVRSGAGRQRNLAERTAINTVIQGSAADLIKRAMIAVLARMRRERLQAKMLLQIHDELVFEAPDSEIARLAQLVEEEMSGVLKLNVPLKIDVKWGPTLADV; translated from the coding sequence ATGCCCGCTCGTTCCCGCAACGTCGCCCGACAAGCACTGCTTCCCGGCCTCGACCCGCCTCCCACGGAGGCAACCGCGGATGCCGCGCCGGCTGCGGTGCCGGGTTCTGCCGCAGGCCCCCCCGATCTCGCCGGCAAGACCGTTTGGGTAATCGACGCGAATAGCCTGATCTTCCAGGTGTTTCATGCGATCCCGGAGATGACCAGCCCCCAGGGGCAGCCGGTCAACGCGGTGTTCGGCTTCACGCGCGACATCTACTTCTTGCTCGAGCAACAGCGGCCCGACTATCTGTTCTGTGCCTTCGACTTGCCGACGCCGACGTTCCGTCACGAGATCTACGCGGCATACAAAGAGCAGCGTTCCGAAGTGCCCGACGATCTCAGCCCGCAATTCGCCGAAATCCAACGGGTACTCGCCGCGATGCGCATCCCGGCCTTGTCGGTCGAGGGCTACGAGGCCGACGACATTCTGGCCACGTTGGCCCGTCAGACCGAGGCGGCCGGAGGCGAGTGTTTTCTGGTGTCGGGGGACAAAGACATTCGGCAACTGCTGACGCCCAAGACGCATATCTACAACATCCGCAAGGGCGAGCTATTTGATGAGACGGCGTTGGTCCGAGAATGGGGTGTGCGCCCGGACCAGGTGGTCGATTTTCAAGCCCTGGTAGGCGACAGCGTCGACAATGTGCCCGGTGTGCCGCTGGTCGGACCCAAGATTGCCTGCGAGCTGCTGACCGCCTACGGGACGCTCGACAACCTGCTGGTACATGTCGACGAGATCAAGCAGGCGAAGCGCAAGGCAAACCTGTTGGCGGCGCGCGACCAGGTGCTGGTGAGCCGCAGGTTGGTCAAGCTGGCCGACGACGTGCCGTTGACTGTCGACTGGGAGGCCGGACACGTAGGCCCTCCCGATTCGGAAAACCTGGTGCGGCTGTTCGAAGAATATGGGTTCCGCGGGTTCACGGCCCGGGCCCGCGCAGCGCTGCCCGAGCAGCCCGAAGTCTGGCAGGCCAATTATCGCGCCGTGACCGACCTCGCGCAGCTGGACGAGCTAGTCGCAGGCATGCGCTGCGCGAAATACCTTTCGGTCGATACAGAAACCACGCACATCTGGCCGACCTGGGCCGACCTGGTGGGAGTCTCGCTGGCCGCCGTACCGGGCGACGCCTGGTACATCCCCGTGCGCTCCCCGGCGGGCGAACCGTGCCTCGAACAAGAGGCTGTCCTGACGCGGCTGCGCCCGCTGTTGGCCGACCCCAACCTGCCCAAGATCGGGCAGAACTTGAAGTTCGATCTGATCGTGCTCCGCCGGCACGGGGTCGAAGTCGCGGGCGTGGCCTTCGACACGATGCTGGCCGATTACCTGCTCGAGGCGGGCCGCCGCAATCACAATCTCGACGAGCTGTCCAGCCGGTACCTGAGCCACACGACGATCAAGATCAGCGAGCTGATCGGCAGCGGCAAGACGCAGAAGCGCATGGACGAAGTGCCGCTTGCGCAGATCACGCCGTATGCCTGCGAAGATGCCGACGTCGCATTGCGCTTGGTCCCTTTGCTCGAGCAGCGGCTCGCGGCAACGGGCCTGACCGAGCTGCTGCACGACACCGAGGTGCCGCTGGTCGAGGTGCTGGCCGAACTGGAGCTCAACGGCATCCGGGTCGACGTCGAGCGGCTGGCCGAGCTCAGCACCGAGTACGGGCGGCGGCTCGCCGATCTCGAGGCGGAGATCTTCGACCTGGCAGGCCGTCCGTTCAACATCGCCTCACCGAAACAACTGCAACAGGTGCTGTTCGAAGAGCACAAGTTGCCCGTGGTCAAAAAGACCAAGACGGGGCCCAGTACCGATGCCGACGTGCTTGAGGAACTGGCCCGCATCCACCCGCTGCCGGCCAAGATCATCGAGTACCGCCAGTATGCCAAGCTCAAGGGGACCTACGTCGACGCGCTGCCGACGATGGTCAATCCGCGCACCGGCCGGGTCCACGCCTCGTTCAACCAGGTCGTGGCGGCGACAGGCCGTTTGAGCTGCGGCGATCCGAACCTGCAGAACATTCCGATCCGCACCGAACAAGGTCGCGAGATACGCTCGGCGTTTCGGCCGGGAGCCGCAGGCTGGTCGATGCTCGCGGCCGATTACTCGCAGATCGAGCTGCGTGTCCTGGCGCACTTTTCAGGCGATGAGACGCTTTGCGAATCGTTCGCGCGCGACGAAGACATTCATGCCCGCGTGGCCGCCGAGGTGAACAATGTGCCGCTCGACGCGGTCACCGCCGAGATGCGGCGCAGCGCGAAGGCCGTGAATTTCGGCGTCATCTACGGCCAGAGCGCCTTTGGGCTCGCCGCGCAGCTCGACATTCCGCAAGACGAGGCCGCGGCCTTCATCGACCGGTATTTTGCCCGTTACCCGGGCGTCGAGCGGTTCTTGGCCGAGCTGCTGGCCCAGTGCGAACGGCAGGGCTATGTGACGACGATCCTCGGGCGGCGCCGGGCTATCGATGGCGTCCGTTCGGGGGCCGGCCGCCAGCGCAACCTGGCCGAACGCACGGCGATCAACACGGTGATCCAAGGCTCGGCCGCGGATCTGATCAAACGGGCCATGATTGCAGTCCTGGCACGTATGCGCCGCGAGCGGTTGCAGGCCAAGATGCTGCTACAGATTCATGACGAGTTGGTCTTCGAAGCGCCCGATTCAGAGATCGCGCGCCTGGCACAGCTCGTCGAGGAAGAGATGAGTGGCGTGTTGAAGTTGAACGTGCCCTTGAAGATCGACGTCAAATGGGGCCCTACGCTGGCCGACGTCTAG
- a CDS encoding class I mannose-6-phosphate isomerase → MPRMYPLRFEPLLRRYLWGGRRLASELGKELPPGDDYAESWELCDRGDDQTRVARGPLAGKTLGELVRESGPALLGRHHPQTRFPLLFKFLDAQQTLSVQVHPDDARAARLIPPDLGKTEAWVVLSTKPGAVIYSGLKRGFDRAALAREVNRGTSELCLHRFEPRPGDCVFIPAGAVHALGAGLLIAEIQQASDTTYRLYDWNRVGADGRPRPLHIEAALDAIDFGLGPIDPVVPRPTAREQVENLVRCDKFIMDRLRLSEPLHAGGDDRCHLLVPIEGQMRVAGDPVDAPVRLGETILVPAEVGEVLLEPCAQATLLDIYLP, encoded by the coding sequence ATGCCCCGCATGTATCCCTTGCGATTTGAGCCCTTGCTGCGCCGCTACCTCTGGGGCGGGCGGCGGTTGGCCAGCGAGTTGGGTAAGGAACTGCCCCCGGGCGACGACTACGCCGAAAGCTGGGAGCTTTGCGATCGCGGGGACGACCAGACGCGCGTTGCCAGGGGGCCGCTCGCCGGCAAGACGCTGGGCGAATTGGTGCGCGAGTCGGGGCCGGCGCTGCTCGGCAGGCATCACCCCCAAACGCGATTTCCGCTGCTGTTCAAGTTTCTCGACGCCCAGCAGACGCTGTCCGTGCAAGTGCATCCCGACGATGCCCGTGCCGCACGGCTCATTCCGCCCGACCTCGGCAAGACCGAGGCCTGGGTCGTGCTGAGCACCAAGCCCGGCGCCGTTATCTACAGCGGTCTGAAGCGCGGCTTCGACCGCGCGGCCTTGGCGCGCGAGGTCAACCGGGGAACCAGCGAGCTGTGTCTGCATCGCTTCGAGCCGCGACCGGGGGATTGCGTGTTCATTCCGGCCGGAGCGGTGCATGCCCTGGGCGCAGGGCTGCTGATCGCCGAGATCCAGCAGGCCAGCGATACGACATACCGGCTATACGATTGGAACCGCGTAGGGGCCGATGGGCGGCCGCGTCCGCTGCATATCGAGGCGGCCCTCGATGCGATCGATTTTGGCCTGGGCCCGATCGATCCAGTCGTGCCCCGACCTACGGCCCGCGAACAGGTCGAAAACCTGGTGCGCTGTGACAAGTTCATCATGGATCGACTGCGACTGAGCGAGCCGCTGCACGCCGGTGGCGACGATCGCTGCCATTTGCTCGTGCCGATCGAGGGCCAGATGCGCGTCGCTGGCGACCCGGTCGATGCGCCCGTGCGGCTGGGCGAGACCATCCTGGTGCCTGCCGAAGTCGGCGAGGTGCTGCTCGAACCCTGCGCGCAAGCAACGCTGCTCGATATCTACCTGCCCTAG
- the nusB gene encoding transcription antitermination factor NusB translates to MSRRTRAREVALQILFQDDLNPGVNPHAADEFLVARLRQPELIEFGRSLVAGVRRNRAELDALLAKTADNWSLERMAATDRNVLRLGAYEILYADTPDRVAINEAVELAKRFGAAQSAPFVNGILDRFLTRHREAQ, encoded by the coding sequence ATGTCCCGTCGAACCCGTGCCCGCGAAGTTGCCTTGCAGATCCTCTTTCAGGACGATCTGAACCCGGGCGTCAATCCCCATGCCGCGGACGAGTTTCTCGTCGCCCGGCTGCGCCAGCCAGAACTGATCGAGTTCGGGCGTTCGCTCGTGGCGGGGGTGCGCCGCAATCGCGCCGAGTTGGACGCCCTGTTGGCCAAGACGGCCGACAATTGGAGCCTCGAGCGGATGGCCGCGACCGACCGCAACGTGCTCCGCCTGGGGGCGTACGAGATCCTCTATGCCGACACACCGGACCGCGTTGCGATCAACGAAGCGGTGGAGTTGGCCAAGCGTTTCGGCGCGGCCCAATCGGCGCCGTTCGTCAACGGCATCCTCGACCGCTTTCTCACCCGCCATCGCGAGGCGCAGTAG
- the coaE gene encoding dephospho-CoA kinase (Dephospho-CoA kinase (CoaE) performs the final step in coenzyme A biosynthesis.), whose protein sequence is MKIIGIVGGIASGKSLVAARLAELGAGVIDADKIGHEVLRETDVRAALVERWGPTVLGADGEVDRARVGQIVFAPAPDGPRDKAFLESLVHPQIGRAMQERLGQYAAQGLPAVVLDAPLLLEAGMDAWCDEVIYVDASRAVRLQRAQGRGWSEAEFAAREETQPKLAEKMARATVRIDNSGSIRSTQEQVDQFWSHLTPRR, encoded by the coding sequence GTGAAGATCATCGGCATCGTCGGCGGTATTGCCAGCGGCAAGAGCCTTGTCGCCGCACGGCTTGCCGAGCTTGGGGCCGGCGTGATCGATGCCGACAAGATCGGCCACGAAGTGCTACGCGAAACCGACGTGCGGGCCGCGCTCGTCGAGCGCTGGGGCCCGACCGTGCTGGGGGCCGACGGCGAGGTCGATCGGGCCCGCGTCGGGCAAATCGTCTTTGCACCCGCGCCGGACGGGCCGCGCGACAAGGCCTTCTTAGAGTCGCTGGTGCACCCCCAGATCGGCCGGGCAATGCAGGAACGGCTGGGGCAATATGCGGCCCAGGGGCTGCCGGCCGTGGTGCTCGACGCCCCGCTGCTGCTCGAGGCCGGCATGGACGCCTGGTGCGACGAGGTGATTTATGTCGATGCCTCGCGCGCGGTACGGCTCCAACGGGCTCAGGGCCGGGGCTGGAGCGAGGCAGAATTCGCCGCGCGCGAGGAAACTCAGCCAAAATTGGCGGAAAAAATGGCCAGGGCGACCGTTCGCATTGACAATTCGGGCAGCATACGGTCGACTCAAGAGCAGGTGGACCAGTTCTGGAGCCACCTCACCCCCCGTCGGTAA